The proteins below come from a single Streptomyces sp. B3I8 genomic window:
- a CDS encoding DUF397 domain-containing protein, which produces MTQWQKSSFSGPGDGNECVELASEERLTLLRESDEPDRILGVGPGALAALLRHLHVDALGGRK; this is translated from the coding sequence GTGACGCAGTGGCAGAAGTCCTCGTTCTCCGGGCCGGGCGACGGCAACGAATGCGTCGAACTCGCCTCCGAGGAGCGCTTGACGCTCTTGCGTGAGAGCGACGAGCCCGATCGAATACTTGGCGTCGGACCCGGCGCCCTGGCCGCGCTGCTCCGTCACCTTCATGTGGACGCCCTGGGTGGCCGTAAGTGA